From a single Herbiconiux sp. SALV-R1 genomic region:
- a CDS encoding tryptophan 2,3-dioxygenase, producing MTYGSYLGLDRLLSAQNPVSHPEHHDELLFIIQHQTTELWLKLVLHELRAAMELLAADDLPAALKKIARVKHIQKTMTEQWSVLATLTPSEYAQFRDSLANSSGFQSYQYRAVEFALGNKNAKMLAVFDAEPGARAVLEELLHRPSVYDEFLRYLARHGFAVPEAVLTRDVTVANTLTPELLPVFLEIYENSERHWAAYEACEELVDLEENFQFWRFRHLRTVQRTIGMKTGTGGSSGADFLRRALDLTFFPELFGVRTEIGR from the coding sequence ATGACCTACGGCTCGTACCTCGGCCTCGACAGGCTGCTGAGTGCGCAGAACCCGGTGTCGCATCCGGAGCATCACGACGAACTGCTGTTCATCATCCAGCACCAGACCACCGAGCTCTGGCTGAAGCTCGTGCTGCACGAGCTGCGCGCGGCGATGGAGCTGCTCGCGGCCGACGACCTGCCGGCGGCGCTGAAGAAGATCGCGCGGGTGAAGCACATCCAGAAGACGATGACCGAGCAGTGGTCGGTGCTCGCCACCCTCACCCCGAGCGAGTACGCGCAGTTCCGCGATTCGCTGGCGAACTCCTCGGGCTTCCAGTCGTACCAGTACCGCGCCGTGGAGTTCGCGCTCGGCAACAAGAACGCGAAGATGCTCGCCGTGTTCGACGCGGAGCCGGGAGCCCGGGCCGTGCTCGAGGAGCTGCTGCACCGGCCAAGCGTCTACGACGAGTTCCTGCGCTACCTCGCGCGGCACGGCTTCGCGGTGCCCGAGGCGGTGCTCACGCGCGATGTGACGGTGGCGAACACGCTGACGCCCGAGCTGCTGCCGGTGTTCCTCGAGATCTACGAGAACTCGGAGCGGCACTGGGCCGCCTATGAGGCCTGCGAAGAGCTCGTCGACCTGGAGGAGAACTTCCAGTTCTGGCGCTTCCGGCACCTGCGCACCGTGCAGCGCACCATCGGCATGAAGACCGGTACCGGTGGGTCGAGCGGGGCCGACTTCCTGCGCCGGGCGCTCGACCTCACCTTCTTCCCCGAACTGTTCGGGGTGCGCACCGAGATCGGACGCTGA
- a CDS encoding MFS transporter, whose translation MASRDDDDGFGHRRGDTAYRRILIGLFFAGVATFAQLYSPQAVLPEISVDLEVEPATSALLLSFATIGLALGVIPWSVVADRVGRVPAMTAAVVGATTVGLLVPFAPTLPLLLAGRFVEGLLVAGVPAVVIAYLSEEIHPADATRAAGTYVAGTSLGGLLGRIVAGPAGELIGWRASMAAVAAVCALATAAFIVVVPKAQGFRKHPLAVRSVLERLRASVRSPRLLALYAQGFLLMGAFVALYNYLAFRLGGPPFDVPASIISLLFLAYLAGTVSSSLAGWLVDRLGRRGALLATAAVFALGTVLTLTDALPLIIVGLVVATAGFFGAHSIASGWVGREAVTGRAQAGSLYNHFYYLGSSVFGWLGGALLVSFGWPGVVGMVCALVACAALVALLVLRPRPTP comes from the coding sequence GTGGCCTCCCGCGATGACGACGACGGCTTCGGCCATCGCCGAGGCGACACCGCGTACCGCCGCATCCTGATCGGGCTGTTCTTCGCGGGTGTCGCCACCTTCGCGCAGCTCTACTCGCCGCAGGCCGTGCTGCCCGAGATCTCGGTCGACCTCGAGGTGGAGCCCGCGACCTCGGCGCTGCTGCTCTCGTTCGCCACGATCGGGCTGGCGCTCGGGGTGATCCCGTGGTCGGTCGTCGCCGACCGGGTGGGCCGGGTGCCGGCCATGACGGCGGCGGTGGTGGGCGCGACGACGGTGGGACTGCTCGTGCCGTTCGCTCCGACGTTGCCGCTGCTGCTCGCCGGGAGGTTCGTCGAGGGGCTGCTCGTGGCGGGGGTGCCCGCGGTGGTGATCGCGTACCTCAGCGAGGAGATCCACCCCGCCGACGCCACCCGCGCGGCGGGCACCTACGTGGCGGGCACCTCGCTCGGCGGGCTGCTCGGGCGGATCGTCGCCGGCCCGGCGGGCGAGCTCATCGGGTGGCGCGCCAGCATGGCGGCGGTCGCCGCCGTGTGCGCGCTGGCCACCGCCGCGTTCATCGTGGTGGTACCGAAGGCACAGGGGTTCCGCAAGCACCCGCTCGCCGTGCGCTCGGTGCTCGAGCGGCTGCGGGCCAGTGTGCGCTCGCCGCGGCTGCTCGCGCTCTACGCCCAGGGGTTCCTGCTCATGGGCGCGTTCGTGGCGCTGTACAACTACCTGGCGTTCCGGCTCGGCGGCCCGCCGTTCGACGTGCCGGCGTCGATCATCAGCCTGCTCTTCCTCGCCTACCTCGCCGGCACGGTGAGTTCGTCGCTGGCCGGCTGGCTCGTCGACCGGCTCGGCCGCCGCGGCGCCCTGCTCGCCACCGCCGCGGTCTTCGCGCTCGGCACGGTGCTCACTCTGACGGATGCGCTCCCGCTCATCATCGTCGGCCTCGTCGTCGCCACCGCCGGGTTCTTCGGCGCCCACTCAATCGCCTCGGGCTGGGTGGGCCGCGAGGCCGTCACCGGCCGCGCCCAGGCCGGTTCGCTCTACAACCACTTCTACTACCTCGGCTCGAGCGTCTTCGGCTGGCTCGGCGGCGCCCTCCTCGTCTCCTTCGGCTGGCCCGGCGTGGTCGGCATGGTCTGCGCCCTCGTCGCGTGCGCCGCCCTCGTCGCCCTGCTCGTGCTGCGCCCCCGCCCCACCCCCTGA
- a CDS encoding alpha-amylase family glycosyl hydrolase, whose product MSGWWESAVVYEVYPRSFADADGDGVGDLRGIIERIPYLASLGVQGLWLTPFQRSPQVDQGYDISDYCDVDPLFGTLGDLDELLAVAHAAGLRILVDIVPNHTSLENTLFEAALAAGPGSREREMFLFREGRGEASELPPNNWLSVFGGPAWHRAAPDSPTDTEWYLHLFSPGQPDWNWENPAVGEYFDRVIRFWFDRGVDGIRVDVAHGLFKAEGLPDSPTVPTVIDGLRSNPLAMDQEPVHEVYRHWRRVAEEYTPARLLVGEVNLAPERSARYTRPDELHQTFAFAFAKLDWNPDAWVEVGSHLERVRDETGSAPSWALENHDIVRTVTRFGGGVRGRRRARAAVVALLGLPGAVYVYQGQELGLPEVDVPVALRADPMWQHGGVSRDGARIPLPWTESAAGTFGFSPEGAGLSWLPTPEGWGQLAVEVQEGDERSALALFRRAARAREALVGEGLMRAGAAVAWSAGAGAGVGGGAGAGAAAAPGAGAGPGVSAASGARAGAMSGRVVAEHGGLAVVLAMGDEAVALPDGELVLSSEPLVEGLLPADAAAWVRVSR is encoded by the coding sequence GTGAGCGGCTGGTGGGAGAGCGCCGTCGTCTACGAGGTCTACCCGCGGTCGTTCGCCGACGCCGACGGTGACGGGGTCGGCGATCTGCGGGGCATCATCGAGCGCATCCCGTACCTCGCCTCGCTCGGGGTGCAGGGCCTGTGGCTCACGCCGTTCCAGCGCTCGCCGCAGGTCGATCAGGGCTACGACATCAGCGACTACTGCGACGTCGACCCGCTGTTCGGCACCCTCGGCGACCTCGACGAGCTGCTCGCGGTGGCGCACGCGGCAGGCCTCCGCATCCTCGTCGACATCGTGCCGAACCACACCTCGCTCGAGAACACGCTGTTCGAGGCGGCGCTCGCCGCGGGGCCGGGGTCGCGCGAGCGCGAGATGTTCCTGTTCCGCGAGGGGCGGGGCGAGGCCTCCGAGCTGCCGCCCAACAACTGGTTGAGCGTGTTCGGCGGGCCGGCCTGGCACCGCGCGGCGCCCGACTCGCCGACCGACACCGAGTGGTACCTGCACCTGTTCTCGCCGGGTCAGCCCGACTGGAACTGGGAGAACCCGGCGGTGGGGGAGTACTTCGACCGCGTCATCCGCTTCTGGTTCGACCGCGGGGTCGACGGCATCAGGGTCGACGTCGCGCACGGGCTGTTCAAGGCGGAGGGGCTTCCCGACTCGCCGACCGTGCCCACGGTGATCGACGGGCTGCGCTCGAACCCGCTCGCCATGGACCAGGAGCCCGTGCACGAGGTGTACCGGCACTGGCGGCGCGTGGCCGAGGAGTACACGCCCGCGCGCCTGCTGGTGGGCGAGGTGAACCTCGCGCCCGAGCGCTCGGCCCGGTACACCCGGCCCGACGAGCTGCACCAGACCTTCGCCTTCGCCTTCGCCAAGCTCGACTGGAACCCGGATGCGTGGGTCGAGGTGGGTTCACACCTCGAGCGGGTGCGTGACGAGACCGGGTCGGCGCCGAGCTGGGCGCTGGAGAACCACGACATCGTGCGCACGGTCACCCGTTTCGGTGGGGGAGTGCGCGGAAGGCGGCGGGCGCGTGCCGCGGTGGTGGCGCTGCTCGGACTCCCCGGTGCGGTGTACGTGTACCAGGGGCAGGAGCTCGGGCTTCCCGAGGTCGACGTGCCCGTGGCGCTGCGCGCCGACCCGATGTGGCAGCACGGCGGGGTGAGTCGCGACGGCGCGCGCATCCCGCTGCCGTGGACCGAGTCGGCCGCCGGCACCTTCGGCTTCTCGCCCGAGGGCGCGGGCCTGTCGTGGCTGCCGACGCCCGAGGGCTGGGGTCAGCTCGCGGTGGAGGTGCAGGAGGGCGACGAGCGCTCGGCGCTCGCGCTGTTCCGCCGCGCCGCGCGGGCGCGCGAGGCGCTCGTGGGCGAGGGGCTGATGCGGGCCGGGGCTGCGGTCGCGTGGAGCGCGGGCGCGGGCGCGGGCGTGGGCGGTGGCGCGGGTGCGGGTGCGGCCGCGGCGCCGGGTGCTGGCGCGGGTCCGGGTGTCAGCGCGGCGTCGGGTGCACGAGCGGGCGCGATGTCGGGTCGGGTCGTCGCCGAGCACGGTGGTCTCGCGGTGGTGCTCGCGATGGGCGACGAGGCGGTCGCGCTGCCCGACGGCGAGCTCGTGCTGAGCTCGGAGCCGCTCGTGGAGGGGCTGCTTCCTGCCGACGCCGCGGCCTGGGTGCGCGTCTCCCGCTGA
- the kynU gene encoding kynureninase, which yields MSSTPSAAAGPAAGPALDAGALDAGDPLGAYRSRFLGADDPAVPAYLDGNSLGRPLASLPETFSTFVTEQWGGRLIRGWDESWLDLPTRLGDRLGRAVLGAAPGQTVVADSTTVSLYKLLRTALHARPGRSEIVIDRGNFPTDRFVVEGVAAETGARILWIETEQGSGATLADAEAAIGADTAVVVLSQIAYRSGYLADVPGITALAHERGALVLWDLCHSVASVPIELDAWGVDLATGCTYKYLNGGPGSPAFLYVSSALLAQADARQPIWGWMGDNDPFAMAGEYVPAAGIRRFLSGTPPVVGMIAMQEMLGLIEEVGIEAIRTKSLALTDFAIALVDERLAPFGVVLSTPREHEVRGSHVTIDHPAFAGMMAELWARGVIPDFRAPTGIRLGLSPLSTSFAEVEVTVEAIRGLLAEGAAAGAGSGAEAGSAVRSASGA from the coding sequence ATGTCATCCACCCCCTCCGCTGCCGCCGGACCCGCTGCCGGGCCCGCCCTCGACGCCGGCGCGCTCGACGCCGGCGACCCGCTCGGCGCCTACCGCTCCCGCTTCCTCGGCGCCGACGACCCCGCCGTGCCGGCCTACCTCGACGGCAACTCGCTCGGCCGGCCCCTCGCCTCGTTGCCCGAGACCTTCAGCACCTTCGTCACCGAGCAGTGGGGCGGCCGGCTCATCCGCGGCTGGGACGAGTCGTGGCTCGATCTCCCCACCCGCCTCGGCGACCGGCTCGGCCGGGCGGTGCTCGGCGCCGCCCCCGGGCAGACCGTGGTCGCCGACTCCACGACGGTGTCGCTCTACAAGCTCCTGCGCACCGCCCTGCACGCGCGGCCCGGCCGCTCCGAGATCGTCATCGACCGCGGCAACTTCCCCACCGACCGCTTCGTGGTGGAGGGTGTGGCCGCCGAGACCGGGGCGCGCATCCTCTGGATCGAGACCGAGCAGGGGTCGGGCGCGACCCTCGCCGATGCCGAGGCCGCGATCGGTGCCGACACCGCGGTCGTGGTGCTGAGCCAGATCGCCTACCGCTCCGGCTACCTCGCCGACGTTCCGGGCATCACCGCCCTCGCCCACGAGCGCGGCGCGCTCGTGCTCTGGGACCTCTGCCACTCGGTGGCCTCCGTTCCGATCGAGCTCGACGCCTGGGGCGTCGACCTGGCCACCGGATGCACGTACAAGTACCTCAACGGCGGCCCCGGTTCGCCGGCGTTCCTGTACGTCTCCTCGGCGCTGCTCGCCCAGGCCGACGCCCGGCAGCCCATCTGGGGCTGGATGGGCGACAACGACCCCTTCGCCATGGCGGGCGAGTACGTGCCGGCTGCGGGCATCCGGCGTTTTCTGAGCGGCACGCCGCCGGTGGTGGGCATGATCGCGATGCAGGAGATGCTGGGGCTGATCGAGGAGGTGGGCATCGAGGCCATCCGTACCAAGTCGCTCGCCCTCACCGACTTCGCGATCGCGCTGGTCGACGAGCGGCTCGCGCCGTTCGGGGTCGTGCTGTCGACACCGCGCGAACACGAGGTGCGGGGCAGCCACGTCACCATCGACCACCCCGCGTTCGCCGGCATGATGGCGGAGCTGTGGGCGCGCGGGGTGATTCCCGACTTCCGGGCGCCGACCGGTATCAGGCTGGGTCTGTCGCCGCTGTCGACGAGCTTCGCCGAGGTGGAGGTGACGGTGGAGGCGATTCGGGGGCTGCTGGCGGAAGGCGCGGCGGCGGGCGCGGGTTCGGGCGCCGAGGCGGGGTCGGCGGTGCGCAGCGCGAGCGGCGCGTGA